One Paraburkholderia agricolaris genomic region harbors:
- the zapD gene encoding cell division protein ZapD, protein MILYEYPFNERIRTLLRLEDLFERFTFFLTQEDAREHHVALTTLFEISEVAGRADLKSDLMKELERQRQTLAPFRGNPGIEQNALEAVLGEIEQTLSGLSQMQGKTGQHLADNEWLASIRSRAIIPGGTCKFDLPSYYAWQQIHPDQRRQDIAKWVTPLLPLRDAATIVLRLARESGQASKVMAMQGSYQQMLSGRSYQLMQVRVAPELRVIPEASANKYMLWVRFTVQDGDLRPRAVDVDVPFQLTLCSL, encoded by the coding sequence TTGATCCTTTACGAGTATCCCTTCAACGAGCGAATCCGGACGCTATTGCGCCTCGAAGATCTGTTCGAGCGCTTCACCTTCTTTCTGACTCAGGAAGACGCCCGGGAACACCACGTCGCACTGACAACGTTGTTCGAAATCTCAGAGGTGGCGGGTCGCGCGGATCTGAAGTCCGATCTGATGAAGGAACTTGAGCGCCAGCGGCAAACCTTGGCGCCGTTCCGGGGCAATCCGGGTATCGAGCAGAACGCGCTGGAGGCAGTGCTGGGAGAGATCGAGCAGACTTTGTCGGGGCTTTCACAGATGCAAGGCAAAACCGGCCAGCATCTGGCAGACAACGAATGGCTCGCCAGCATCCGCAGCCGCGCGATCATTCCGGGTGGTACCTGCAAGTTCGATTTGCCTTCGTACTACGCGTGGCAGCAGATTCATCCCGATCAGCGCCGGCAGGACATCGCCAAATGGGTCACGCCGTTGTTGCCCTTGCGCGATGCGGCAACCATCGTTCTGCGTCTCGCGCGCGAATCCGGTCAGGCGTCCAAGGTCATGGCTATGCAGGGCAGCTATCAGCAGATGCTGTCGGGCCGTTCATACCAGCTGATGCAGGTACGGGTGGCACCTGAATTGCGGGTGATTCCTGAGGCCAGCGCTAACAAGTACATGCTTTGGGTACGCTTCACGGTGCAGGACGGCGATTTGCGTCCGCGCGCGGTAGATGTCGACGTGCCCTTCCAGCTTACGCTGTGCAGCCTGTAA
- a CDS encoding NUDIX domain-containing protein — MSDAQKNAAGRTVTEVAVGVLVQSDGHYLLAQRPAGKPYEGYWEFPGGKLEAGESVEAALARELHEELGIDVKASHLWRTLEHDYPHAYVRLFFCKVTEWTGEPHGREGQAFVWQTLPATVSPLLPAAIPVLEWLAAEKNQEDGA, encoded by the coding sequence ATGAGCGACGCGCAGAAGAACGCGGCTGGCCGCACGGTGACCGAGGTGGCCGTGGGCGTGCTGGTTCAGTCCGATGGACACTATCTGCTGGCGCAGCGGCCGGCCGGCAAGCCGTATGAAGGCTACTGGGAGTTTCCGGGTGGCAAGCTGGAGGCGGGCGAATCGGTCGAGGCCGCGCTAGCCCGTGAGTTGCACGAGGAGCTGGGGATCGACGTCAAGGCGAGTCATCTTTGGCGCACGCTCGAGCACGACTACCCGCACGCCTATGTGCGACTGTTTTTTTGCAAAGTGACAGAGTGGACCGGCGAGCCGCACGGCCGCGAAGGCCAGGCATTTGTCTGGCAGACACTCCCGGCGACGGTTTCACCGTTGTTGCCGGCGGCGATCCCCGTACTGGAATGGCTCGCGGCTGAGAAGAACCAGGAAGATGGTGCGTAG
- the yacG gene encoding DNA gyrase inhibitor YacG — protein MPTVVKCPTCGKDVRWTPENRFRPFCSDRCKQIDLGAWAAEKYKIGGTDEEAPSDESPGGDYNPH, from the coding sequence ATGCCTACCGTCGTCAAATGCCCCACTTGCGGAAAGGACGTCCGCTGGACCCCTGAAAACCGCTTCCGTCCGTTCTGCTCCGATCGCTGCAAGCAGATCGATCTCGGCGCCTGGGCCGCTGAGAAGTACAAGATAGGCGGCACGGATGAAGAAGCGCCGTCAGATGAATCACCGGGTGGGGACTACAACCCGCATTAA